Genomic window (Granulicella arctica):
CCGTAATCAAACCCAATGGTGGCATTACCGATTTCTCAGGAACCATTTCTAGGACGCCTTCAAATCCCCAGAATGAAGGTGGAAAACGAGGCCATATCATCAACACGTTTAGCTTGTTGCCTAGAGGGGGGAAGCTATTCCCTGAAACGTCAATCAGGGGATTAGATAGTAGTTGCAACTGCTCATTTGCAGAGACGAACATTGAATCTCTCCTCGCAACGTATACCTACAGCGTCTACTTGCATTCCCGTATGAATCTACTCACTGCACGATGCCTTAGAAGGCCTGCTGTATGACAAATGCCGCCTTGCGGTAAATTTCTCTATCTTAGGCTTGACGTTAGCACAGCCGCACGTACAAAGCTCTCCTTCTTTAGGAAGGAGAGCTTTGTGCAATTCTCAGTAACCGAACAGCGTTGCAGCAGAAGAGATCGCTTCCTGCAAAGCAACTGCTTTGCAGGGAGAAGCTATCGTGGATAGCTGACTTGCTACGATGCTTCATAGACAGCCGATTTTTGCTACGACCGAACAGGCCGGATCCTAATTTTTGTGGGTCCGCCATCCCCTTAACAACATCGTTAGCGTTCCTGGTGTCGGCCATCCCAGGCTCATCCTGATCGCCGGAGAATGATCGCAGGACGCGAGAGAATGCTCCTAGGATTGGGAGGACGGGCGCGTTCAAGCAAAATGCGGGCGCTTCCTTGTTTGACTAAGGACTACATCTGGCCGCACAAAGACCGTCGAAAGATGGCATGGTACGCGGACACCCTTTTAAGTCTAATGCTGGGCGGACCTGCTGAAGCGCGGTTACATGTACGGTGGTTACGCCCCGGATCGATGCAACATGCGGCGATGTTGCGCAATGGTGCGACTCGATGCAATACAAGTTGCTCATGACTTTTCCAGCACCGGCGGCCTTTAGAGACCTGAGACAATTCTGTGGCCGCTGATCGAAGATCGAAGCGGGACCTACGATGATATGCCGTACACTAGGGTTGCGGTAACGAAGAGACTGGTCCGTAAATCGTACCCAACGAAGCAAATGGCCGATATACTCTTCCCTGTCCGGCACGTGACAGCAGCTTCCGTGGATCAACGGGACAGTCCGATAAGATATTGGTATGAACAAGCGAATGAATGAGGGGCTGGGTCTTCGCCCGGTATCATCTCATCACTGGTCTAGGAAGCAGTGCTCATGAGAGTCGGAGTACAGTTTTGCCCGGGCGTCCTGTACCCCGTTCCAGCGAAAGATGGCTTGCTCGTTCGGATCCGTACACCCGGGGGGATGGTAGATGCTGAGCAACTTAGGTCTATCGCTGGGCTATCACGTGCCTTCGCCGACGGCATGGTCGAAATCACCTCACGATCAAATCTTCAGTTGAGAGCCATTCGACCGGAGCATGTTGAGCTCCTAGCACAAGGAATTATCGATGCGGGCCTTCTTCCTTCGCTACAACACGATCGTGTGCGAAACATCGCAGCCAGCCCATTAGCGGGAGCTGATGAGCTAGAGATTGTTGACGTTCGTGCTTTAGTTCGTCAGCTGGATGAAAGCTTGCAGGCAGAGTGTCGCTTCGTCGAACTCGACCCAAAATTCAGCTTTGCGCTTCACGGCGGGGGCAGGCGATTCACTCCTAACCGTGACGACGTTGCTCTCGAATGCTTCACAACAAAAGAGGGAATTTACTTCCAGCTTTTGATAGCAGGTGAGAACTCGGGTTTTGCGATTTCGTCAGAACATGCCGTTCCGTGCATGTTGCGCATTGCGCGAAACTGCGGCGACTTGTCACTAGAAGCTTTGGTGCCCGCGCGTACAAAGCACATTATAGTCCAGCCTGATGGTATGAAGCGTCTCCTGTCGGGACTCGAAAATATCCTGCTCTCGAGCCCCAAAAAGACCTTTGCGCCTCGTAGCGAGGAGGCACTTGTGGGGATCCAAGCGCCCAGCCGTGATGGCTACGTGACAATCAGCCCGACCGTAGCCCTAGGGAGGCTTACGGCTGCTCAAACAGAATGTCTTGCCATCGTAGCTAGGGAATACGCAGGTGATCTTCGACTTGCGCCTTGGAGAGGAGTCGTTCTCAATCGCATTCGAGAACTTAGTTCCTCCGCAGTCGTTGGGAAACTTGAGGAGGCTGCATTATCGTGCAGCGGTGATAATGGATTTCAAGGAATAGCAGCCTGCGCCGGCAGTGCAGGTTGTGAGGCTTCTCATGCAGATGTACGCAGTCATGCCGTTCTTCTCGCAAGACATCTTGCTGACAACAAAGTCCCAGCGGGGTGGGCAGTAAACCTATCTGGATGCGAGAAGCAGTGTGCGAGACGACACGGGGCTACCGCAGAGATGATTGCAGGTGAATCTGGTTACACACTCAAGATCAGGGGTGCTCTCGTTGCTACCGCTTGTTCGTCAGACTTTGCCTTGAATGCGATATACGCACTGCACCAGCAATCGCTGCTTGAGGTTGTCAGCTAATGAATTACGTCAAGAATGGCGAAGCCATCTACCGAGAGTCTTTTTCGATCATCAGGGCGGAAGCCGATCTCTCAGGCTTTCAAGCTGACCTCTCGCGCGTTATCGTCCGCATGATTCACGCCTGCGGCATGACCGATCTTACGCAGGATATCCAAGCTTCGCCCCACGCGGCAACAGTCGGAATCAATGCACTGCGTGATGGTGCTCCGCTTCTGTGTGATGCCACGATGGTTGCTAGCGGAATTACCCGTGCTAGATTGCCGGCTAATAATGATGTGGTTTGTACCCTTACCGATCCTCGCACAGCCGTGCTGGCCAGAAATCTGCAGACGACCCGCACTGCCGCTTCTGTTGAGCTTTGGCGGGACAGACTTGCTGGATCGGTAGTGGTCATCGGAAATGCCCCCACGGCGCTCTTCCATCTACTTGAGCTGATAGAAGCAGGAGCGTCACATCCGGCTCTGATCATCGGTATCCCGGTCGGCTTTGTAGGCGCTGCCGAATCTAAGCAAGCGCTCGTCGCAAATAAGCAGGGCTTACGTTATCTTACCGTCCGTGGTCGACGTGGTGGCAGCGCCATCGCGTCCGCTGCCGTAAATGCATTGGCAAGTGAAAACGAATGAGTCAAGTTACTGCTCCGGAATCCGGGCGCCTCTGGGGTGTTGGGCTTGGCCCAGGTGATCCCGAACTAGTCACAGTTAAAGCGCTGCGAGCTCTCCGGGGAGCTCATGTGGTGGCCTATCCCTGCGCACGGCACGGCCAGAGCAATGCTCGCTCCATTGTTTGTTCGGAACTCATCCACGGTCAAATCGAACTTCCGATGATGTACCCGGTAACTACTGAGACAACTAACCATCCAGGAGGATACGAGGCTGCGATTTCAGAATTCTATGACGCAATGGCAGAACAAATAGCGACGCATCTATCAGCCGGAAGCGATGTTGCCATCCTCTGCGAAGGCGATCCCTTCTTTTATGGTTCTTACATGTATTTGCACGATCGACTCGCCCATCGCTTTCCCACCGAAGTAATTCCCGGCATCCCGGCCATCATGGGGGCAGCTGCCCGACTGGGTACGCCCTTGGTCCGCAGGGATACACAATTCACTGT
Coding sequences:
- the cobG gene encoding precorrin-3B synthase; translation: MRVGVQFCPGVLYPVPAKDGLLVRIRTPGGMVDAEQLRSIAGLSRAFADGMVEITSRSNLQLRAIRPEHVELLAQGIIDAGLLPSLQHDRVRNIAASPLAGADELEIVDVRALVRQLDESLQAECRFVELDPKFSFALHGGGRRFTPNRDDVALECFTTKEGIYFQLLIAGENSGFAISSEHAVPCMLRIARNCGDLSLEALVPARTKHIIVQPDGMKRLLSGLENILLSSPKKTFAPRSEEALVGIQAPSRDGYVTISPTVALGRLTAAQTECLAIVAREYAGDLRLAPWRGVVLNRIRELSSSAVVGKLEEAALSCSGDNGFQGIAACAGSAGCEASHADVRSHAVLLARHLADNKVPAGWAVNLSGCEKQCARRHGATAEMIAGESGYTLKIRGALVATACSSDFALNAIYALHQQSLLEVVS
- a CDS encoding precorrin-8X methylmutase — encoded protein: MNYVKNGEAIYRESFSIIRAEADLSGFQADLSRVIVRMIHACGMTDLTQDIQASPHAATVGINALRDGAPLLCDATMVASGITRARLPANNDVVCTLTDPRTAVLARNLQTTRTAASVELWRDRLAGSVVVIGNAPTALFHLLELIEAGASHPALIIGIPVGFVGAAESKQALVANKQGLRYLTVRGRRGGSAIASAAVNALASENE